A segment of the Betaproteobacteria bacterium genome:
GGAGGGATCGAATTCCGTGGCACCGAAATTCGGCACGTTGCGTTGCGGCCAGTGGATCTGATACAGATCGATGTAGCCGGTTTGTAGGCGTGCCAGACTGGTGTCAACCGCCTCGGCGATGATGGCTGGCGTGAGATCCGTGCGGCCATTGCGAATCCAATCGCGCCGGCCGGGGCCGGCAATCTTGGTGGCGATGACAAGGCCAGCGCGAGGACGGTGCGCCAGCCAGGTCCCGAGATAACCCTCCGTGCGCCCCTGCGTGCGCCCATTGGGCGGCACCGGGTACATCTCCGCCGTGTCGATGAAATTGATGCCCCGGTGCACGGCGTAATCCAACTGCTCGTGCGCCTGCGCTTCGCTGTTTTGCTCACCCCAGGTCATGGTGCCCAGGCAAACCTGCGAAACGCTCAAGTCCGTGCCGGGAAGGGTTCGGTATTTCATATCGGTCTCCAAGTTACCGGTTGGTTAGACGGGCTCGATTAAACACCCTGGCATCCGTTTGAAGCCGGCGGGATTGGTAGTTAGAACTGGAAAACCGTAGCGAATTGCCGTGGCCCCGATAATCAAGTCAAAGGTTCCCAGGGTCACACCTTTGGGCAATGCGCTGACGAGGTGCGCATGGAACCTTGCAACTTCTAGATCGAATGGCAGCGGGCGAAATAGCTTGAACATCTCCTCCACGAACGCCGATCGGCGCAAGCGCCTTTGTTCAGTGTTTGCGAAGTGTACGCCAACCAACAGTTCCGAACATGTTGCGACCGAAATGTACCCCTTGCCATAAGTGGATTTGTAGCTCGATAGATCGATTGCGGAAGGTTCCTTCTCCAGCCGAGCCAATACGCCTGTGTCAATGATCAATCCCATTCGATAACATCCGGCCGCATTCGAGAAAGGCCGCGCTCGATGTCGCGGGCAAAGGCATCGCTCTCCTTGGGGCCGAGCCGCGGCAACGATGCCATCAGTGCATTTAGTTAATCGAGCGGGACCCCGCCGGAAGGTCCCGCGGGTACGATACGAGCCACTATCTCTTTACCTCGCACGACATCGAATTCCGCACCCTGGTAGCGTACTTGGCTTAGGACGTCGGAAAAACTTCGTGCGGCTTCCGTTGCCGTGATTTGCTTGGTTGCCATAACATGGTCCATGGGTTGGGAGAGCACTACATTTATCAGAATATCAGATTATCAGATACACTTCACGGCGCTGCCCATTGCGGCCACGATTCGCATCGACCGCGGCTTTGAGGTGCCGAATAAGGGCGGGGGCGTACTGGACTTCGTCGATGATCGCCGGGGCGGGATGGCGGCTCAGGAATATGGCGGGTTCTTTCTCCGCTTGCTCGGCCTCGGTGGGCAGATCGAGAGACACGAACCCGTACTTTGGGAACAGGCGCCGTAACAGCGAGGTCTTTCCGGTCTGGCGAGCGCCAGTCAATACAACGACCGGCCTGGTACGGGCCGAGCGCCGCAGGCGCGCTTCTCGCGTCGCGAGAGATCCACATGTGCAAAATATACGATGCAATCGTATATTTTGCGAGGCTACGGATTCAGAGATCAGTTTCGTAGCGCTTGGCGATCTGCGAGTCGAGATCCAGCATGGCGCTCGCTTCCAGCGCGCGCCTAAGGTTGATCTCCGCCGAAAACGAAATATTCATGGAGCCCGGCCAGGAGGAAGGATTCCAAAGAGCGCTCCGCAGAAAGGCCTTGGCGCAATGGAAGTAACACTCCTCGATCCGCACACGCATCAAGAGTAGCGCCGGTTTGCCGCGTGCGGCGAAGCGCGCGTTGATCGCGTCGTCGTGCAGTAGCGTGGCGTGTCCGCCAATCCGTAGCGTCTCATCCGTGCCGGGGGACAAGAAGATCAGACCCACCTTCGGGTTGCTCAGAATATTTTCCAGGGAGTACAGCAACCGGTTGCCTGGCCGCTCGTGGATGAGGAGAGTCATGGCGTCCTTGACGCGGACAAAGCCCGGCTCGCCGCCCTTGGGGGAGACTGTGGGCACACCGTTGGTACTTGCCGTGGCCAAAAGGAAAAACGGGGACTGGCGGACGAAGGCTTGCCCCTGCTCGCTTAATTCCCGGTGAACTTTGTATTGAGTCAGGGGGCCCGGTTCGCCTAACAAATCGCGCAGGCGCTTCACAGTGGCGATGGTTTCCATGTCCGGTCCCATGTGGGGTCAATTCCAGAAAGTGAATGATAATCCGCCAATGGAGTTTGATGAGTTCTTTGTTATGGGCCAAAGGCGCTGAAATGGCCAAGATCGTCGCATTGCCACCACCTGGCCTGGGGGAAATCGCTTTGCGTGCGCTGCCGCCCTTGTCTCTTTACGTCCACATTCCATGGTGCGTGCGCAAGTGTCCTTATTGCGATTTCAATTCCCATGAATTGAGCGTAAACCTTCGCCAGAGCGGCGCGATGGCCAAAGGGCAGGAGATCGATGCGGGGACAGAGCAGCGGTACGTGAACGCGCTGGTGGCCGATCTGGAAGGTGCCTTGCCGCGGATATGGGGGCGGCGTGTGACCAGCATTTTCCTTGGGGGAGGAACACCGAGCTTGATTTCCGCGCGCGCATTGGACGATATTCTTTGCGCGATTCGGGCGCGGGTGCCGCTCGCTCCGGACGCGGAGATCACGCTGGAAGCTAACCCCGGGACGGTGGAGGCGGCCAAGTTCGCCGAGTTTCGGGCCTCGGGGGTGAACCGCTTGTCCATCGGCGTGCAGAGCCTAAACCCTAAGTTTCTGAAGGCCCTTGGGCGCATTCACGACGAGAAGCAAGCGGTGCGGGCCATCGAAATCGCGCAGCGCCACTTCGATAACTTCAACATCGATCTGATGTATGCGTTGCCGGAACAAACGCTGGAGGAAGCAGTGAACGATGTTCGAGAGGCTTTATCGTTGCAGCCACCTCATCTGTCCTGCTATCACTTAACCATAGAGCCCAATACAGTGTTCGCGAAATATCCGCCGCGAGTACCAGAGGACGATGTGTCAGCGGATATGCAGGAAGCCATCGAAGAGTTGTTGGGCAGCAACGGTTATGAGCACTATGAAACTTCCGCGTTCGCGCGGCCTGGTACACGTTGTAAGCACAACTTGAATTACTGGACCTTCGGGGACTACCTTGGCATCGGCGCCGGCGCTCATGGCAAGCTCTCGTTTCCTGGCCGCGTTGTGCGCGAGGTACGCTACCGGGCGCCGAACGACTATATGAATCACGCCGAGCGAGATTCTCCCGTGGCTCGGTGCGATGAAGTGGGGAGCGATGACTTGCCATTTGAGTTTATGATGAACGCGTTGCGCCTGATTGGCGGTTTCGAGGCGAGATTGTTCGAGGAGCGCACCGGCCTTCCGTTGCAAGCGGTGTTGCCGAGATTGGATGCCGCGGAAGCCTGTGGATTGCTGGAAAGAGATCTTTTTCGCGTTGCCCCCACGCTAAAAGGGCAGCGGTTCCTCAACGATCTCTTGCAACGATTCCTCGATTGACATTGGACTATGGAGAAACCCATGCGACGTGTAACCAAGACAGTCAAGGGAATGCCTGCCACGGATGGGGCGGGCGTGAAACTCAAACGGGTGATCGGCTCTCCTCAGATGGAGATGCTCGACCCGTTCTTGATGCTCGACGAATTCGGGTCCGACGACCCGGAGTCGTGGATCGCGGGTTTTCCGGATCATCCCCATCGCGGGTTCGAGACGGTGAGCATCATGCTCGACGGCCGCGTGCGCCACGGCGACTCCGTGGGAAACAAGGGCGTGATCGAGGCGGGGGATGTGCAGTGGATGACCGCCGGGCGCGGCATCGTTCATACCGAAATGCCGGAACGCGCCCAGGGGCGCTTGCGCGGTTTTCAGCTGTGGGTGAATTTGCCCGGCGCATTGAAGATGACGGCGCCGCGATACCAGGATTTGCCTTCCGCGCGGATCGCATTGGCTCATGCGGAAGGAGTTTCATTGCGAATCATCGCGGGTGAGGCATTGGGAGTGAAAGGCCCAGTGGATACGCTGATTCCGGTTCGGCTGCTCCTCGCGGAACTGGGCGCGCAAGCGAAGTTAGAATTGCCCGTGCCCAAGGCGCATAACTGTTTCGGTTACGTTTACGCGGGCGCGCTTCAATCGTCCGGCACAACGCTGGCGGAAGGTACCCTTGCGGTGTTCGAGGATGGCGGCGGGCTTTCGATTCAAGCTGGATCCCAGGGCGCCAAGGTGCTCTTATGCGACGGGATGCCCATTGGCGAACCAGTGGCGCGCTATGGTCCCTTCGTGATGAACACGCGCGAGGAGTTGATGCGCGCGTTTCAAGATTACGAGCGCGGTGTGCTGGCGTCCTAGGGACTAATTTCGTGACAAGGTCCGTGAGAGATCAATCAGGCGCCAGCGCCGACACGCAGACCGCGCGCATCTTCGAATGGCGGCGCGGTTTCAATACCATTTATTTGCTGGACCTCGGCGTTAAGCTGGGGTTGTTCAAGGCGCT
Coding sequences within it:
- a CDS encoding aldo/keto reductase; its protein translation is MKYRTLPGTDLSVSQVCLGTMTWGEQNSEAQAHEQLDYAVHRGINFIDTAEMYPVPPNGRTQGRTEGYLGTWLAHRPRAGLVIATKIAGPGRRDWIRNGRTDLTPAIIAEAVDTSLARLQTGYIDLYQIHWPQRNVPNFGATEFDPS
- a CDS encoding type II toxin-antitoxin system VapC family toxin — encoded protein: MGLIIDTGVLARLEKEPSAIDLSSYKSTYGKGYISVATCSELLVGVHFANTEQRRLRRSAFVEEMFKLFRPLPFDLEVARFHAHLVSALPKGVTLGTFDLIIGATAIRYGFPVLTTNPAGFKRMPGCLIEPV
- a CDS encoding pyridoxamine 5'-phosphate oxidase family protein, which encodes MGPDMETIATVKRLRDLLGEPGPLTQYKVHRELSEQGQAFVRQSPFFLLATASTNGVPTVSPKGGEPGFVRVKDAMTLLIHERPGNRLLYSLENILSNPKVGLIFLSPGTDETLRIGGHATLLHDDAINARFAARGKPALLLMRVRIEECYFHCAKAFLRSALWNPSSWPGSMNISFSAEINLRRALEASAMLDLDSQIAKRYETDL
- a CDS encoding oxygen-independent coproporphyrinogen III oxidase-like protein, which produces MSSLLWAKGAEMAKIVALPPPGLGEIALRALPPLSLYVHIPWCVRKCPYCDFNSHELSVNLRQSGAMAKGQEIDAGTEQRYVNALVADLEGALPRIWGRRVTSIFLGGGTPSLISARALDDILCAIRARVPLAPDAEITLEANPGTVEAAKFAEFRASGVNRLSIGVQSLNPKFLKALGRIHDEKQAVRAIEIAQRHFDNFNIDLMYALPEQTLEEAVNDVREALSLQPPHLSCYHLTIEPNTVFAKYPPRVPEDDVSADMQEAIEELLGSNGYEHYETSAFARPGTRCKHNLNYWTFGDYLGIGAGAHGKLSFPGRVVREVRYRAPNDYMNHAERDSPVARCDEVGSDDLPFEFMMNALRLIGGFEARLFEERTGLPLQAVLPRLDAAEACGLLERDLFRVAPTLKGQRFLNDLLQRFLD
- a CDS encoding pirin family protein, with the protein product MEKPMRRVTKTVKGMPATDGAGVKLKRVIGSPQMEMLDPFLMLDEFGSDDPESWIAGFPDHPHRGFETVSIMLDGRVRHGDSVGNKGVIEAGDVQWMTAGRGIVHTEMPERAQGRLRGFQLWVNLPGALKMTAPRYQDLPSARIALAHAEGVSLRIIAGEALGVKGPVDTLIPVRLLLAELGAQAKLELPVPKAHNCFGYVYAGALQSSGTTLAEGTLAVFEDGGGLSIQAGSQGAKVLLCDGMPIGEPVARYGPFVMNTREELMRAFQDYERGVLAS